The following proteins are co-located in the Pseudomonas fluorescens genome:
- the arsC gene encoding arsenate reductase (glutaredoxin) (This arsenate reductase requires both glutathione and glutaredoxin to convert arsenate to arsenite, after which the efflux transporter formed by ArsA and ArsB can extrude the arsenite from the cell, providing resistance.), translating to MTDLTLYHNPRCSKSRGALELLEARGLNPSVVRYLETPLNAAQLKALLGKLGISARQLLRTGEEEYKALNLADASLSETQLIAAIAEHPKLMERPILETRDKAIIGRPPENVLEILP from the coding sequence ATGACCGATCTGACGCTTTATCACAACCCGCGCTGCTCGAAATCCCGCGGAGCGCTCGAACTGCTGGAAGCTCGCGGCCTCAATCCGAGCGTGGTTCGCTACCTCGAAACCCCGCTGAACGCCGCGCAATTAAAGGCTTTGCTCGGCAAGCTGGGGATCAGCGCGCGCCAACTGCTGCGCACCGGCGAAGAGGAATACAAAGCCCTCAACCTGGCCGACGCCAGCCTCAGCGAAACCCAGTTGATCGCCGCCATCGCCGAACATCCGAAGCTGATGGAACGCCCGATTCTGGAAACCCGCGACAAAGCCATCATTGGCCGTCCGCCGGAAAACGTGCTGGAGATCCTGCCGTGA
- a CDS encoding Yip1 family protein: MIHHVVGLFTHPDQEWREIRGDKEESIGHMYLTHTLILAAIPAVSAFIGTTRVGWVIGNRSPVMLTQESALWMTLMSYAAMLGGVAVMGAFIHWMARTYDASPSMARCVAFATYTATPLFIGGLAALYPHMWLGMVVGTAAICYTVYLLYVGLPTFMSIDPDEGFLFSSSVLAVGLVVLVAIMAFTVIVWGLGVGPIYTN; the protein is encoded by the coding sequence ATGATCCATCACGTCGTGGGGCTGTTTACCCATCCCGACCAGGAATGGCGGGAAATTCGTGGCGATAAAGAAGAAAGTATCGGCCACATGTACCTCACTCACACCTTGATTCTCGCGGCGATCCCCGCCGTCTCTGCCTTTATCGGCACCACCCGCGTCGGCTGGGTCATTGGCAACCGCTCCCCGGTCATGCTGACCCAGGAAAGCGCACTGTGGATGACCCTGATGTCGTATGCGGCCATGCTTGGCGGCGTGGCGGTGATGGGCGCGTTCATTCACTGGATGGCCCGTACCTATGACGCAAGCCCCAGCATGGCGCGGTGTGTCGCGTTTGCCACTTACACGGCGACCCCGCTGTTTATCGGCGGGCTGGCAGCGCTCTACCCGCACATGTGGCTGGGAATGGTCGTGGGCACGGCGGCGATCTGCTACACGGTGTACCTGCTGTATGTGGGGCTGCCGACCTTTATGAGCATTGACCCGGACGAGGGCTTCCTGTTTTCCAGCTCGGTACTGGCCGTGGGCCTGGTGGTGCTGGTGGCGATCATGGCGTTTACTGTGATCGTCTGGGGCCTGGGCGTGGGACCGATCTATACCAATTAG
- a CDS encoding DUF2062 domain-containing protein: MPRRLFKRYMPDPTSIREHKSLRFLGTLLHDPNLWHLNRHSVARAMAVGLFAAFIPIPLQMLLAAILAIAVRGNMPIAVSLVWLTNPITMPVVFFCTYLTGAWLMNTPPRSLPDDLTWEWISSQLSTLWQPFLLGSVVCGLVLAALAYCLTMGYWRWWVAHQWKKRKQRRAES, from the coding sequence ATGCCCCGGCGCCTCTTTAAACGGTACATGCCCGATCCCACGAGTATCCGGGAACACAAGTCCTTACGATTTCTCGGCACGTTGCTGCATGACCCGAACCTCTGGCACCTGAACCGGCACTCCGTCGCGCGCGCTATGGCGGTGGGCCTGTTCGCGGCGTTTATCCCGATTCCGCTGCAGATGTTATTGGCCGCGATCCTGGCGATCGCGGTGCGCGGCAATATGCCGATTGCTGTCAGCCTGGTGTGGCTGACCAACCCGATCACCATGCCGGTGGTGTTCTTCTGTACGTACCTGACCGGGGCGTGGCTGATGAACACGCCGCCACGCAGCTTGCCCGATGACTTGACCTGGGAATGGATCAGCAGCCAGTTGAGCACCCTGTGGCAACCGTTCCTGCTGGGTTCCGTGGTGTGCGGCCTGGTGCTGGCCGCGCTGGCGTACTGCCTGACGATGGGGTACTGGCGTTGGTGGGTCGCGCACCAGTGGAAGAAGCGCAAGCAGCGTCGCGCTGAAAGCTAA
- a CDS encoding DUF2069 domain-containing protein, translating into MARKPKVLPPRAWLEPRVKVARVLSLLAFLGLVGLLCGYYLFVADLHGARPWVILLIELVPLVLLAPGMLLGSARGHSWMCFVVNLYFIKGALAAYDPNRQWFGVLEMLASLAVFCTALLYVRWRHQLNRRLAEA; encoded by the coding sequence GTGGCCAGAAAGCCTAAAGTCCTGCCGCCCCGGGCGTGGCTGGAACCACGGGTCAAGGTCGCACGGGTGCTGAGCCTGCTGGCGTTTCTTGGGTTGGTGGGTTTGTTGTGCGGGTATTACCTGTTCGTCGCCGACCTGCACGGCGCACGTCCATGGGTAATCCTGCTCATCGAACTGGTGCCATTGGTGTTGTTGGCCCCAGGGATGCTGCTCGGCAGCGCGCGCGGGCATTCGTGGATGTGCTTTGTGGTGAACCTGTACTTCATCAAGGGCGCGCTGGCCGCGTATGACCCGAACCGGCAGTGGTTCGGCGTGCTGGAAATGCTCGCGAGCCTGGCGGTGTTTTGCACCGCGTTGTTGTATGTGCGGTGGCGGCATCAGTTGAATCGGCGGTTGGCTGAGGCCTGA
- a CDS encoding META domain-containing protein: MKGALMLAAIAVGLTGCAGDAVKLKQDHSYVVEWIGERPLMDYANLTVTLGADGRAYGNGGCNHWFAPYTVEGDKLSFGKIGSTRKLCAEALMEQEHRFFQALQGVERWDISPIEQTRFWPAEGKPIRLWLEEG; encoded by the coding sequence ATGAAAGGCGCGCTTATGCTCGCCGCCATCGCGGTTGGCCTGACGGGCTGCGCCGGGGATGCCGTGAAGCTTAAGCAGGATCACAGCTATGTCGTGGAATGGATTGGCGAGCGCCCGCTGATGGACTACGCCAACCTGACCGTCACCCTCGGTGCCGATGGCCGCGCCTATGGCAATGGCGGCTGCAACCACTGGTTCGCACCGTACACCGTCGAGGGCGACAAGCTCAGCTTCGGCAAGATCGGCAGCACCCGCAAACTGTGCGCCGAGGCCTTGATGGAGCAGGAACACCGCTTCTTCCAGGCCCTGCAAGGCGTTGAGCGTTGGGACATCTCGCCGATCGAGCAGACGCGCTTCTGGCCGGCCGAAGGCAAGCCGATTCGCCTGTGGCTTGAAGAAGGCTGA
- a CDS encoding SprT family zinc-dependent metalloprotease produces MPEQLNTRVEDCFLQAESFFKRSFKRPQVSLKLRGQKAGVAHLHENLLRFNPQLYRENSQHFLKQTVAHEVAHLIAHQLFGERIQPHGEEWQLIMRGVYELPPDRCHTYAVKRRQVTRYIYRCPCADSDFPFSAQRHGLVNQGRRYLCRRCRHTLVYTGETRVE; encoded by the coding sequence ATGCCCGAGCAACTCAATACCCGCGTCGAAGATTGTTTCCTGCAAGCCGAATCCTTTTTCAAACGAAGCTTCAAACGCCCCCAGGTCAGCCTCAAGCTGCGGGGCCAGAAAGCCGGTGTCGCGCATTTGCACGAGAACCTGCTGCGCTTCAACCCACAGTTGTACCGCGAAAACAGCCAGCACTTCCTTAAACAGACCGTGGCCCATGAAGTGGCGCACCTGATTGCCCACCAATTGTTTGGCGAGCGCATCCAGCCCCATGGCGAGGAATGGCAATTGATCATGCGCGGGGTTTACGAACTGCCGCCGGATCGCTGCCACACCTATGCAGTCAAACGTCGACAAGTGACCCGCTATATCTACCGCTGCCCGTGTGCCGACAGCGACTTCCCGTTCTCAGCCCAGCGGCATGGGTTGGTGAACCAGGGGCGGCGTTATTTGTGCCGACGGTGCCGGCATACCTTGGTGTACACCGGGGAAACTCGGGTGGAGTGA
- a CDS encoding 2-hydroxyacid dehydrogenase translates to MRVILFSSQTYDRDSFLGEPLPTGLELQFQPARLNLDTVALAEHHDVVCAFINDDLSAPVLEQLAAGGTRLIALRSAGYNHVDLPAAKRLGLSIVRVPAYSPHAVAEHAVALILALNRRLHRAYNRTRDGDFSLHGLTGFDLVGKTVGVVGTGQIGATFAKIMAGFGCQLLAFDPFPNPQVQALGARYVSLPELLAQAQIISLHCPLTADSKHLINARSLAQLQPGAMLINTGRGGLVETPALIEALKDGQLGYLGLDVYEEEAQLFFEDRSDLPLQDDVLARLLTFPNVIITAHQAFLTREALAAIAGTTLANIAAWANGQPQNLVDG, encoded by the coding sequence ATGCGCGTGATTCTTTTCAGCAGCCAGACCTACGACCGTGACAGTTTTCTCGGCGAGCCGCTGCCAACCGGCCTTGAACTGCAATTTCAACCTGCCCGGCTCAACCTCGACACCGTGGCCCTGGCCGAACACCACGACGTGGTCTGTGCGTTTATCAATGATGATCTCAGCGCTCCGGTGCTGGAACAGTTGGCCGCAGGCGGCACGCGCCTGATTGCCCTGCGCTCGGCCGGTTACAACCATGTCGACTTGCCCGCCGCCAAACGCCTGGGCCTGAGCATCGTGCGCGTTCCTGCCTACTCGCCTCACGCGGTGGCCGAGCACGCGGTCGCGCTGATCCTGGCCCTCAACCGCCGCCTGCACCGCGCCTACAACCGCACCCGCGACGGTGATTTCAGCCTGCATGGGCTGACCGGTTTCGACCTGGTGGGCAAGACCGTCGGGGTGGTCGGCACCGGGCAGATCGGGGCCACGTTCGCGAAAATCATGGCCGGGTTCGGCTGCCAGTTGCTCGCCTTTGACCCCTTCCCCAACCCGCAGGTCCAGGCCCTCGGCGCCCGTTACGTCAGCCTGCCTGAACTGCTGGCGCAAGCGCAGATCATCAGCCTGCACTGCCCGCTGACCGCCGACAGCAAGCACCTGATCAACGCCCGCTCTTTGGCGCAGCTGCAACCTGGCGCGATGCTGATCAACACCGGTCGCGGTGGTTTGGTAGAGACCCCGGCGCTGATCGAAGCCCTCAAGGACGGCCAACTCGGCTACCTGGGGCTGGACGTGTACGAAGAAGAGGCCCAACTGTTTTTTGAGGACCGCTCCGACCTGCCCCTGCAAGACGATGTGCTCGCGCGCCTGCTGACCTTCCCCAACGTGATCATCACCGCACACCAGGCATTTCTTACCCGTGAGGCCCTGGCGGCAATCGCCGGCACCACCTTGGCCAACATTGCCGCCTGGGCCAATGGCCAGCCGCAGAACCTGGTCGACGGTTGA
- a CDS encoding response regulator transcription factor: MNPAVVALPNVLTIEDDPVLGAYVHEHLGRCGFEVTWCRNGEQGLQLARDQVFDVVLMDILLPGMDGLSILTHLRQSQTIPVILMSALGAEADRVSGFRLGADDYLPKPFSMVELRVRIEAILRRVALDRRPPPTVLPARDDSRPLCFDDELYDVCYQTLWAGLTRSEFRLLETLHRNADEVLSKAFLYQHVLQRGYAPHDRSLDMHISQIRRKLKAIGYNEREVRTVWGKGYVLSVHDEGL, encoded by the coding sequence ATGAATCCCGCCGTGGTTGCTCTACCCAATGTCCTGACGATCGAAGATGACCCTGTGCTGGGCGCGTACGTCCATGAACACCTGGGCCGCTGCGGCTTTGAGGTCACCTGGTGTCGCAACGGCGAACAGGGCCTGCAACTGGCGCGTGACCAGGTGTTCGACGTGGTGTTGATGGATATCCTGCTGCCCGGCATGGACGGCTTGTCGATCCTCACGCATCTGCGCCAGAGCCAGACAATCCCGGTGATCCTCATGTCTGCGTTGGGCGCCGAAGCCGATCGCGTCAGCGGCTTTCGTCTCGGTGCGGACGATTACCTGCCCAAGCCGTTCAGCATGGTCGAATTGCGGGTACGCATCGAGGCGATCCTGCGTCGCGTGGCCCTGGACCGTCGCCCGCCGCCCACTGTTTTACCGGCACGCGACGACAGTCGCCCCCTGTGCTTTGACGATGAGCTGTATGACGTCTGCTACCAGACGCTCTGGGCAGGGCTGACCCGCAGTGAATTTCGCCTGCTGGAAACCCTGCACCGCAATGCCGATGAAGTGCTCAGCAAAGCGTTCCTTTATCAGCATGTGTTGCAGCGCGGTTATGCGCCCCACGACCGTAGCCTGGACATGCACATCAGCCAGATTCGCCGCAAGCTCAAGGCCATCGGCTACAACGAGCGCGAAGTGCGCACCGTGTGGGGCAAGGGCTATGTGCTGAGCGTGCATGATGAAGGGCTTTGA
- a CDS encoding TlpA disulfide reductase family protein, producing the protein MTRRLIGALAIITTLLLSGCGNDYGVDQYGKKVAAERLDKQWVVVNYWAEWCGPCRTEIPELNALAEQLKGQNVGVFGVNFDNVQGEELKAASEKLGIKFTVLAQNPEEIFDIPRSEALPVTYIIDDKGKVREQLMGEQTAQGVLAKLKALRG; encoded by the coding sequence ATGACTAGGCGACTGATCGGTGCATTGGCGATCATCACAACCCTGCTGCTCAGCGGCTGCGGTAACGATTACGGCGTTGACCAATACGGCAAGAAAGTGGCGGCCGAACGCTTGGACAAACAATGGGTGGTGGTCAATTACTGGGCCGAATGGTGTGGCCCGTGCCGTACGGAAATTCCCGAACTGAATGCCTTGGCCGAGCAGTTGAAAGGGCAGAACGTGGGCGTGTTCGGGGTCAATTTCGACAACGTACAGGGTGAAGAACTCAAGGCCGCCAGCGAGAAGCTGGGGATCAAGTTCACCGTGCTGGCGCAGAACCCCGAGGAGATTTTTGATATTCCGCGCAGTGAGGCGTTGCCAGTGACCTACATCATTGATGACAAGGGCAAGGTGCGTGAACAGTTGATGGGTGAGCAGACAGCGCAAGGCGTGTTGGCCAAACTTAAAGCCTTACGCGGCTAA
- the tusD gene encoding sulfurtransferase complex subunit TusD, protein MKFAIALFSAAHAPSSRRALLFAQAALAGGHEIVRLFFYQDGVYSASTNIVAPQDEQDIARQWREFVSAHQLDGVVCIAAALRRGVLNKEEATRYQRSAVNLDAPWALSGLGQLHDAAQAADRLICFGGP, encoded by the coding sequence ATGAAGTTTGCGATTGCGTTGTTTTCCGCCGCCCATGCGCCCTCCTCGCGCCGCGCCTTGCTGTTCGCACAGGCCGCGCTGGCCGGTGGGCATGAGATTGTGCGGCTGTTTTTTTATCAGGACGGGGTGTACAGCGCCTCCACTAACATCGTTGCGCCCCAGGATGAGCAAGACATCGCCCGGCAATGGCGCGAGTTTGTCAGCGCGCACCAGCTCGACGGCGTGGTGTGCATCGCCGCGGCCTTGCGCCGTGGCGTGCTGAACAAGGAAGAGGCCACGCGCTATCAACGCAGCGCTGTGAACCTCGACGCGCCGTGGGCGCTGTCGGGCCTTGGGCAGTTGCATGACGCCGCCCAGGCCGCTGACCGCCTGATCTGCTTTGGAGGGCCGTGA
- a CDS encoding CaiB/BaiF CoA transferase family protein codes for MSGPLASLKVLDFSTLLPGPFASLMLADMGAEVLRIESPTRMDLLRVLPPHDQGTSASHAYLNRNKRSLALDLKQAEALEIVRELVKDYDIVLEQFRPGVMDRLGLGYEALKAINPKLIYVSITGYGQTGPYKDRAGHDINYLALAGVASYTGRQDSGPLPLGVQLADVGGGSLHAVVGLLAAVIARQQTGVGQYLDVSMTDCSFSLNAMAGAGYLACGVEPGWETHVLNGGSFYDYYRSRDGRWMSVGSLEPAFMQALCAGLGRPELAAHGLSPKPEQQKALKLGLQVEFEKRSFDELCELFAGLDACVEPVLSLSEAVEHPQLKARQLVSQVPRGDGSTQAQIACPLKFSDGLPQPRHIGAAVGAHSDEVLAELGFSAQRIDALRRAKVVG; via the coding sequence ATGTCAGGTCCCTTGGCTTCGCTCAAAGTGCTGGATTTTTCCACCTTGCTGCCGGGTCCGTTCGCGTCCTTGATGCTGGCGGACATGGGCGCCGAGGTATTGCGCATCGAATCGCCCACGCGCATGGACCTCTTGCGGGTGTTGCCGCCGCATGATCAGGGGACATCGGCGAGCCATGCCTATCTCAATCGCAATAAACGCAGCCTGGCGCTGGATCTCAAGCAGGCCGAGGCCCTGGAGATCGTGCGCGAGTTGGTCAAAGACTACGACATCGTCCTTGAGCAATTCCGGCCTGGGGTGATGGATCGTCTGGGCCTGGGTTATGAGGCGTTGAAGGCGATCAACCCGAAGCTGATTTATGTGTCGATTACCGGCTATGGCCAGACCGGCCCTTACAAAGACCGGGCCGGGCACGATATCAACTACCTGGCGCTGGCCGGTGTCGCCAGTTACACCGGTCGTCAAGACAGCGGGCCGCTGCCGCTCGGCGTGCAATTGGCGGATGTCGGCGGTGGTTCGCTGCATGCGGTAGTCGGTTTGCTCGCGGCGGTGATTGCCCGGCAACAGACCGGGGTTGGCCAATACCTGGATGTGAGCATGACCGATTGCTCGTTCAGCCTGAACGCGATGGCCGGGGCAGGGTATCTGGCCTGTGGTGTGGAGCCGGGTTGGGAGACGCATGTGCTGAACGGCGGCAGCTTCTACGATTATTACCGCTCCCGCGATGGCCGCTGGATGTCGGTCGGCAGTCTGGAACCCGCGTTTATGCAGGCCTTGTGCGCGGGATTGGGGCGTCCGGAGTTGGCGGCACACGGCCTGTCCCCCAAACCGGAACAGCAAAAAGCGCTGAAGCTGGGATTGCAGGTCGAGTTCGAGAAACGCAGCTTTGATGAGTTGTGCGAGCTGTTTGCCGGGCTGGATGCGTGTGTGGAGCCGGTACTGAGCTTGAGTGAGGCTGTGGAGCATCCGCAGTTGAAAGCGCGGCAACTGGTCAGCCAGGTGCCGCGCGGCGATGGCTCGACCCAGGCGCAAATCGCCTGTCCGTTGAAGTTTTCCGACGGGTTGCCGCAGCCTCGGCATATCGGCGCGGCTGTGGGGGCGCACAGTGATGAAGTGCTCGCCGAGTTAGGCTTCAGTGCTCAGCGGATCGACGCCTTGCGGCGGGCCAAGGTGGTTGGGTAG
- a CDS encoding sensor histidine kinase has translation MKGFEQLPGKHSLFWKLACLLIAFCLLMIWLSWSWGRYMEQRSAYVAEESRAILRGYAAGAELAWSTQGRAGVDAWLQLMAKRESTWLGVIGHDLQSLSSTPLSDKESQRLTFLRGLEWPVSRHVKGLPWVKIPFPVDAGVGSLVMELPQRFMPGRYQVFWRVVTNGVIPGLFTLLLCVGLYRLLIMPLNQLREQANAWRADQLNTRMSNEATSRQDELGELGRAFDHMSERLQGTVLLQQQLLRDMSHELRTPLSRLRVACDSEQDLAQLRERLSREIDAMQRLVEDSLQLAWLDSETAPLPNEDIQLQALWDMLRENACYESHWPASRLPCRLPADCWVRGNLNALAQALENILRNAIRHSPAHGVVTLDGCREGDEWHIWLEDQGGGIAEQDLERIFAPFTRLEGSRPGNGGFGLGLSIARNAVQRQGGRLWAENSGQGLRVHLRLRAG, from the coding sequence ATGAAGGGCTTTGAGCAACTGCCCGGCAAGCACTCGTTATTCTGGAAACTTGCCTGCCTGCTGATCGCCTTCTGTTTACTGATGATTTGGCTCAGTTGGTCGTGGGGCCGATACATGGAACAGCGCAGTGCCTATGTGGCCGAAGAGTCGCGGGCGATTCTGCGCGGCTATGCGGCGGGGGCGGAACTGGCATGGAGTACGCAGGGCCGCGCAGGCGTGGATGCCTGGCTACAGCTGATGGCCAAGCGCGAATCCACGTGGCTGGGGGTGATCGGTCACGACTTGCAGTCGCTGAGCAGCACGCCCTTGAGCGACAAAGAGAGCCAGCGCCTGACCTTCCTGCGTGGGCTGGAGTGGCCGGTCAGTCGGCATGTTAAAGGCCTGCCGTGGGTGAAAATCCCCTTCCCGGTGGACGCTGGGGTCGGTTCGCTGGTGATGGAGTTGCCGCAACGCTTTATGCCGGGGCGCTATCAAGTGTTCTGGCGCGTGGTCACCAATGGGGTGATTCCCGGCCTGTTTACCTTGCTGCTCTGCGTGGGCCTCTACCGGCTGCTGATCATGCCCCTCAACCAATTGCGCGAGCAGGCCAATGCGTGGCGGGCCGATCAATTGAATACGCGAATGTCCAACGAGGCCACCAGCCGTCAGGATGAATTGGGGGAGTTGGGCCGGGCCTTTGACCACATGTCCGAGCGTTTGCAGGGCACCGTGCTGTTGCAGCAACAGCTGCTGCGGGATATGTCCCACGAACTGCGCACCCCGTTAAGTCGATTGCGGGTGGCCTGTGACAGTGAGCAGGATCTGGCGCAATTGCGTGAGCGATTGAGTCGGGAAATCGACGCCATGCAGCGCCTGGTAGAAGACAGTCTGCAACTGGCGTGGCTGGATAGCGAAACAGCGCCGCTGCCCAACGAAGATATTCAGCTCCAGGCGTTGTGGGACATGCTGCGGGAAAACGCCTGTTATGAAAGCCACTGGCCGGCGTCGCGTTTGCCCTGCCGGTTGCCGGCGGATTGCTGGGTGCGGGGCAACCTGAATGCGCTGGCCCAGGCCCTGGAAAACATTCTGCGCAATGCCATCAGGCATTCTCCTGCCCACGGGGTGGTGACGCTGGACGGCTGTCGCGAAGGTGATGAGTGGCATATCTGGCTGGAAGACCAGGGCGGCGGCATTGCCGAGCAGGACTTGGAACGTATTTTCGCGCCGTTTACCCGATTGGAGGGCTCACGGCCCGGTAATGGCGGTTTCGGCCTGGGCTTGAGCATCGCCCGCAACGCTGTACAGCGCCAGGGCGGGCGTTTGTGGGCGGAAAATAGCGGGCAAGGCTTGCGCGTGCATCTGCGACTGCGGGCCGGTTAG
- the wrbA gene encoding NAD(P)H:quinone oxidoreductase: MTAPYVLVLYYSRNGSVSEMARQIARGIEQGGLEARLRTVPAISAECEAVAPSIPDEGALYASLDDLKNCSALALGSPTRFGNMAAPLKYFLDGTSNLWLTGALVGKPAGVFTSTASLHGGQETTLMSMLLPLLHHGMLITGLPYSEQALLDTQGGGTPYGASHHAGPDGKRMLDQHEITLCRALGLRLANTAVLLENGRGQKA; this comes from the coding sequence GTGACTGCGCCCTATGTGCTGGTGTTGTATTACAGCCGCAATGGTTCGGTGAGCGAAATGGCCCGTCAGATTGCCCGAGGTATCGAGCAAGGTGGCCTGGAAGCACGCTTACGCACCGTGCCGGCGATCTCCGCCGAATGCGAAGCCGTGGCGCCGAGTATCCCGGACGAAGGCGCGCTGTATGCAAGCCTGGATGATTTGAAAAACTGCTCGGCCCTGGCCCTCGGCAGCCCGACGCGCTTCGGCAACATGGCCGCACCGCTCAAATACTTTCTGGATGGCACCAGCAACCTGTGGCTCACCGGCGCGCTCGTCGGCAAGCCCGCGGGTGTATTCACTTCCACCGCCAGCCTGCATGGCGGCCAGGAAACCACACTGATGTCGATGCTGTTGCCGCTGTTGCACCACGGCATGCTGATCACCGGCCTGCCTTACAGCGAGCAGGCGCTGCTGGACACCCAGGGCGGCGGCACGCCGTATGGCGCCAGCCATCACGCCGGGCCCGACGGCAAGCGCATGCTCGATCAACACGAAATCACGCTGTGCCGCGCCTTGGGCTTGCGCCTGGCCAACACCGCCGTGTTGCTGGAGAACGGCCGTGGCCAGAAAGCCTAA
- the ttcA gene encoding tRNA 2-thiocytidine(32) synthetase TtcA, producing the protein MGTLTVNQNKLQKRLRRLAGEAVADFNMIEEGDKVMVCLSGGKDSYTLLDVLLHLQKVAPIKFEIVAVNMDQKQPGFPEHVLPAYLKALGVEYHIVEKDTYSVVKELIPEGKTTCSLCSRLRRGTLYTFADEIGATKMALGHHRDDIVETFFLNMFFNGSLKAMPPKLRADDGRNVVIRPLAYCNEKDIQAYSDFKQFPIIPCNLCGSQENLQRQVVKEMLVDWERKTPGRTESIFRSLQNVQPSQLADRNLFDFTSLKIDETAASRFVNVVNL; encoded by the coding sequence ATGGGCACTCTTACGGTCAACCAGAACAAACTGCAAAAACGCCTGCGTCGCCTGGCCGGTGAAGCGGTCGCCGATTTCAACATGATCGAAGAGGGCGACAAGGTCATGGTCTGCCTCTCCGGCGGCAAAGACAGCTACACCCTGCTTGACGTGCTGCTGCACCTGCAGAAGGTCGCACCGATCAAGTTCGAGATCGTCGCCGTCAACATGGACCAGAAACAACCGGGTTTCCCCGAGCATGTCCTGCCGGCCTATCTGAAAGCATTGGGCGTCGAGTATCACATCGTCGAGAAAGACACCTATTCGGTGGTCAAGGAACTGATCCCGGAAGGCAAAACCACCTGTTCGCTGTGCTCGCGCCTGCGCCGTGGCACGCTCTACACCTTTGCCGATGAAATCGGCGCGACCAAGATGGCCCTCGGTCATCACCGTGATGACATCGTCGAGACGTTTTTCCTCAATATGTTCTTCAACGGCTCGCTCAAGGCCATGCCGCCCAAGCTGCGCGCCGATGACGGGCGCAACGTGGTGATCCGCCCGCTGGCGTATTGCAACGAGAAAGACATCCAGGCCTACTCCGACTTCAAGCAATTCCCGATCATCCCGTGCAACCTGTGTGGCTCCCAGGAAAACCTGCAACGCCAGGTGGTCAAGGAAATGCTCGTGGATTGGGAACGCAAGACACCCGGGCGCACCGAAAGCATCTTCCGCAGCTTACAGAATGTGCAGCCGTCGCAATTGGCCGACCGCAACCTGTTCGACTTCACCAGCCTGAAAATTGATGAGACCGCCGCTTCGCGCTTCGTCAATGTTGTGAACCTCTAG
- a CDS encoding DNA-3-methyladenine glycosylase I, producing the protein MRDYKWLHEYCLNRFGSAAELEAHLPVPKTPAQLRKISDDRYLSTLALRVFRAGLKHSVVDSKWPAFEQVFFGFDPEKVVLMGAEHLERLMQDTRIIRHLGKLKSVPRNAQMMLDIEQEKGSFGAFIADWPVTDIVGLWKYLSKHGHQLGGLSAPRFLRMVGKDTFVPSDDVVAALNAQKIVDKAPTSLRDLATVQGAFNQWHAESGRPMCQLSMMLAYTVNH; encoded by the coding sequence ATGCGCGATTACAAGTGGCTGCACGAATATTGTCTGAACCGCTTCGGTTCGGCGGCCGAGTTGGAAGCCCATCTGCCTGTACCCAAGACCCCGGCGCAATTGCGCAAAATCAGTGATGACCGTTACCTGTCGACCCTGGCGCTGCGCGTATTCCGCGCGGGCCTGAAGCACAGTGTGGTGGATTCGAAGTGGCCTGCGTTCGAGCAGGTTTTCTTCGGCTTCGACCCGGAAAAGGTGGTGTTGATGGGCGCAGAGCACCTGGAGCGCTTGATGCAGGACACTCGTATCATCCGTCACCTGGGCAAACTCAAAAGTGTGCCGCGCAATGCGCAGATGATGCTGGACATCGAGCAGGAAAAGGGCAGTTTCGGCGCGTTTATCGCCGACTGGCCAGTGACCGATATCGTCGGTTTGTGGAAGTACCTGAGCAAGCACGGCCATCAATTGGGCGGGCTGTCGGCGCCGCGCTTCCTGCGCATGGTAGGCAAGGACACCTTTGTGCCGAGCGATGACGTGGTGGCGGCCTTGAATGCGCAGAAAATCGTCGACAAAGCGCCGACCAGCCTGCGTGATCTGGCGACGGTGCAGGGCGCGTTCAACCAGTGGCACGCCGAGAGTGGGCGGCCGATGTGCCAGTTGTCGATGATGCTGGCTTACACCGTCAACCATTGA